A region of the Pseudomonas sp. A34-9 genome:
GGTTGCTGATTTCGGCGGCGGATCGCGGGTTGTATCTGGCCAAGAACAACGGGCGTAATCAGGTCGGAATCGAGTAACGCCCTTCCCCTCACCCCAGCCCTCTCCCAAGGGGAGAGGGGGCCGACCGAGGTGTCTGGCGCTGAACATCGACCTGATCGAACGAGTCGATTATGGATCTGCAAGCTTGGCAGGTCCGGATTCAGTAAAGCCGTTTCACGTCGGCGTATCTCTCAAATATCCCCCGATCGGTCCCCTCTCCCTCCGGGAGAGGGGGCCGACCGAGGTGTCTGGCGCTGTACATCGACCTGATCGACCAAGTCGATTATGGATCTGCAAGCTTGGCAATTATGGATTCGGCAAAGCCATTTCAGGTCGGCGTAGCGCTCAAATATCCCCCGATCGGTCCCCTCTCCCTCCGGGAGAGGGCTAGGGTGAGGGCTGGCAATCTCGACTCAGACGTTAACCTCCAGCCATTCACCCCCGGAGCCGCCAGACGGGCTGCCGTCACAGCCTGATTACGTTATACTCGCCGGCTTTCAAAAGTTCGCCAACGAGTGCTGCCCGTCATGGAAATCAACCCGATCCTGAACACCATCAAGGACCTGTCCGAGCGCTCCGAAACTATTCGGGGGTATCTTTGACTACGATCAAAAGCATGAGCGTCTGACTGAAGTCAATCGCGAGCTTGAAGATCCGAGTGTCTGGAACAAACCTGAATACGCCCAGGAGCTGGGCCGCGAGCGCTCGGCGCTGGCACAGATCGTCGATACCCTCGATGAACTGAACGCCGGCCTGGCCGATTGCCGCGATCTGCTGGACATGGCCGTCGAAGAAAACGACGAAGGCGCAGTGGGCGATGTCGTCGCCGAGCTGGCCCGTCTCGAGGAAAATCTGGCCAAGCTGGAATTCCGCCGCATGTTCAGCCATGAAATGGACCCGAACAACGCCTACCTGGACATCCAGGCCGGTTCCGGCGGCACCGAAGCCCAGGACTGGGCCAACATCCTCCTGCGCATGTACCTGCGCTGGGCGGATAAACGCGGTTTCGACGCGACCATCATGGAGTTGTCGGCCGGTGAAGTCGCCGGTATCAAAGGCGCGACCGTGCACATCAAGGGCGAATATGCCTTTGGCTGGCTGCGTACCGAGATCGGCGTGCACCGTCTGGTGCGCAAGAGCCCGTTCGACTCCGGCAACCGTCGTCACACCTCGTTCTCCGCGGTGTTCGTTTCGCCAGAGATCGACGACAAGGTCGAAATCGAAATCAACCCGGCAGACCTGCGGATCGACACCTATCGTTCCTCCGGTGCCGGTGGTCAGCACGTAAACACCACCGACTCGGCCGTACGTATCACTCACGTACCGACCAACACCGTGGTCAGCTGCCAGAACGAACGTTCCCAGCACGCCAACAAGGACACCGCCATGAAAATGCTGCGGGCCAAGTTGTACGAGCAGGAAATGCAGAAACGCAACGCCGCGTCGCAAGCGCTGGAAGACACCAAGTCCGACATCGGCTGGGGTCACCAGATTCGCTCGTACGTACTCGATGCGTCGCGGATCAAGGATCTGCGCACCAACATCGAACGCAGCGACTGCGACAAGGTACTCGACGGCGACATCGACGAATACTTGTATGCCAGCCTGAAATC
Encoded here:
- the prfB gene encoding peptide chain release factor 2 (programmed frameshift), whose protein sequence is MEINPILNTIKDLSERSETIRGYLDYDQKHERLTEVNRELEDPSVWNKPEYAQELGRERSALAQIVDTLDELNAGLADCRDLLDMAVEENDEGAVGDVVAELARLEENLAKLEFRRMFSHEMDPNNAYLDIQAGSGGTEAQDWANILLRMYLRWADKRGFDATIMELSAGEVAGIKGATVHIKGEYAFGWLRTEIGVHRLVRKSPFDSGNRRHTSFSAVFVSPEIDDKVEIEINPADLRIDTYRSSGAGGQHVNTTDSAVRITHVPTNTVVSCQNERSQHANKDTAMKMLRAKLYEQEMQKRNAASQALEDTKSDIGWGHQIRSYVLDASRIKDLRTNIERSDCDKVLDGDIDEYLYASLKSGL